The DNA window atatacgattcggacccgcgcctcccgctgcgccaacacaTTTATTTagggaaaagtaaaaaaaatagagaaatatacattgtgtgtgtgtgtgtattatTGTGCATACAATCTTCACTTTTAATTAAtatgatatataaatttaatttaaaagtgaatttattttttattttttaaaatatcagtGACCGAAAAATAGCAAAAATTACTtggtagattttttttttgttccataTTTGGGTTTGTCCTTTGAAGAGAAGTTAGGAGTATGGTTGTTTCTAAATGTTGGTTTAGCATAAAAAAGTGTGGAAGCTAATAAGGATGATTGGGCAATGAGAACATAAACGTGTATGATTAATGGATTCATAACTTGTAGTAGTTCTTGAATCAATTTCCTCAATGGTGAATTTTGTAATTGCTGGTCAGTACAGTAAAGATTATCAATAGCAGTGAAGCTCATATTTAGAATGTGGTATTTTTGATTGCAGTGTAAATCATACTCCTAATGCGGTGTCAGCCTTTGATAGAGTCCATATTAGGCTCAAAACGGAACCAAATATGTAGAAGCGGCAGATTTTATAGAGTTAGGTTTTCTCTTACTGCAAACAGGCCATGGCCCTATAGTTGAATACTTGCATCACAATTTATCTTTTACAATATGGATTACAACGGAACCCTAAAGTTAACAGTCGTCAAATTAGATTAGCCTACTGAGAAACTAACAGCTTCAGATTTTGACAGAGTTATTGCAGCAACCAGCAAACTCCACTAGAACTTATCACCTTTAATCCCTTTCAATAACTTGAGTACCTCCAGCATAGTGGGCCTGTCAGCAGGATTATCACACAGGCAATAAGATGCAATTTTCAGCACTTTAATCATCATCTTCTTTGATTCCGCATTGGCCACCGTAGGATCAAGAACATCAGCTGCCTGACCTTTCTTCATCTTTTGGAACACCCAACCAACTAGATTCCCTCCTTCTACCTCTTTGAAATCAGGCCCTGTAGGCTCTTTCCCAGTCACCAACTCCAGCAGTATAACACCAAAGCTGTAGACGTCTCCTCTCGTCGTGGACCTTCCGCTCTGTCCGTACTCCGGTGGAATGTAGCCAAATGTCCCAGCTATATCAGTACTCACATGCGTCTCACATGCACTGATCAGTCTGGCAAGCCCGAAGTCGGCCACTTTTGGTTCAAATTCTCCATTAAGCAAGATGTTGCTGGCCTTGACATCCCTGTGTATGATGTGAGGGATGAATCCGTGGTGAAGAAAAGCTAGCCCACGGGCAGAGCCAGTCGCAATCTTGTAGCGTTTTGTCCAATCCAGGACTTCAAGGGGGCCACTTCGGTTTCTTAGCCAGCTGTCTAAGCTTCCATTTACCATATACTCGTACACCAGCAGCTTTTCCTCACCAAAGGAGCAGTATCCGAGCAATGGAACCAAATTCTGATGCTTTACCTTGCCCAGGGTCTCCATTTCAGCAACAAATTCACGGTTACCCTGTGTTTTGGCTTCGCTTAGCTTTTTGACTGCAACTGTTTTTCCATCAGGCAAGGTGGCCTTGTATACTGTACCAAATCCTCCATCTCCAATGATGTTTGTCTTGCAGAAGTTATTAGTGGCCTCAAGAATATCAACTAAGGTTATTTTCAGAAGAGGACGCTCAAACATAGCTATGTTGATGCTTAAAGGTTCCTTTGATCTGCTGCTACTTAATAAGAAAAGGTGTTGATCCATAAAACTGCTCAACTTGCTTTCTTCAGTGTCCTCAGGATCACCCCGTCTGCTACCTCTCATGCTCCAGCTTCGTAGTGCAAAAGCTACAGTAAGAATGATAATCATGCATCCAACAGCTATCCCTGCATATCCCCAGGCATTTAGCAAAGTTAACCTGCCAAAGCTTCTGATTCTACACTCTGAACCTATAATTCTGCCGCACAAATTTTTGTTGCCAGCAACTGAAACTTTTGATAGGCTTAAGCAGATACCATTTCTGGGGACAGGACCTTCCAGACTGTTTTCTGATAAATTCAGATAAAACAGGTTATCCAAGGTGCATATTTTCTCTGGAATCTGCCCAGACAATCTATTCCCAGAAACATCAAAATATTGAAGTTGCATTAAATCCCCAAGCTCTGCAGGAATCTCTCCGGTAAGCTTATTTCCATGAAAATCCAAGTACGTCAAGTACGACAGATTGCACAAAGATCGGGGTAATCCCCCATCAAAGAGATTATTACTCAAATTCAAAGTTTCTATCTTCCATGCCATGGGATCAGACAAGAGCTCATCTATAGAACCAGAAAGCCTGTTCTGCTGAACATAAAGCCCGACAAGATTCAGCATATGCGACAGAGATGAAGGAAGCCGACCCACAAGCTCATTATTGCTTATATCTAAATGAGTAAGTTCTTTCAAGTTGCCAAAACTAAGAGGAATCGAGCCATACAACTTATTACCTGTCAAGTTCAGCTTCACTAAACTACCCAAGTTACCTAAACTTTCAGGGATGATACCTGAGAGCTGATTTTTTCCCAGATACAAACCTTGAAGCTTAGTAGAGTGCCCAACCTGTGGTGGAATATGACCACTTAAAACATTTCCGGATAAATCCAAGGTTGTAAGATTACTTAACCTAGAAAGTGATCCTGGAATTGCACCAGAAAGCATGTTATCATTAATTAGTAGATTAACTATTACCACAAGGTTCCCCAATTCCTCAGGTATTGAACCAGACAGCATATTATGAGATAAATCAAACACTCCATGGTGTTGAAGAAAGCTCGAGTCAGGTATATTAGCCTCTCGAAAATACGTAGAAGGCTTTGAAGGAATAGACCCGGACAAATTATTGTGAGAAAGAACCAAGCACTGCAACTCAACCAAATCTACGAGTTTGTCAGGAATTGACCCATTCAGCCTGTTATTTCCAAGGTCCAATGTAGTTAGTGAAATGCAATCTCCTAGCTCATCAGGAATATTACCTTCCAGAAGATTAGAATTCAAGTTAAGAACAGAAAGAGAAGTCAGATATCCAATTTCCTTAGGAATAGTCCCGATCAACATATTACTGCTAAGAACTAGCCTCTGCAATTCAACAGCATTCCCAATCTCCATAGTCAGAGAGCCCTTTAACAGATTATTTGAAGCAGAGAATTCCATCAAGGTGGTGGACTTCCATAGACTCAAAGGTATTGCACCTAATGAAAAATGTCACACAAACTCACTAATTGAGTAAATTCCCTGAAatgtatttatgaaaataaattaaacaaaggcGTAAAAATAAATTGAGGTGTTGCACCTGTGAAATTGTTGGAATCAAGGTCAAGAACCATCAAAGGAAGCTTTGCCAGGTAGTCAGGAATCGAACCAGTAATCTGATTATTAACCAAAACCAGCTGAGTCAAGTTAGCACACTTCAAAAATGCATCTTCAATTGTTCCAGAGAAGAAGTTTCCATCGAGATCAATCTCCATAAGCGACACAGCATTGCAGAGCTCTCCTGGAATTGTCCCGGTCAAAAGATTATTACTTAAACTGATATGCTTTAAGGATGAACAATTCCCAATTTCAGGTGGCAATCTCCCGGAAAACTCGTTACTCGAAAGAAAGAGCCACTCCATCTGATCCCATCCCCCAATCCAGGACGGCAACGACCCAGAAAGCTGATTCTTTTCGGCAGAAAATGTCAACATAGGCAGATGAGATAGCTCTTCAGGCAGAGACCCAGTAAGTGAATTGAAAGAGAGCATTAAAGTCCTCAAGCTTTTGCAATTTCCAAGTTCGCCAGGTATAGACCCGTTAAGCTCAGAATAAGCAAGATTCAATATACTCAAATTATGCAACTTTCCTAGAGATTTGGGAATTGAACACTTGAGTGGGTTATAAGATAGGTCAAGTTTATTTAAGGACTTTAAGTTGGAAATCTGGTCAGGTAAAGGCCCTATGAGCAAACACGACGGTGAAAAAAAGTTTTCAAGCTTCGAAAGAGAACCAATTTGAGGAGGTAATAGACCAGAAAACGAATTGATACCAATGTAGAGATCAGTGAGATTAGTGAGGTTACCAATCTCTGGAGGAATTGGACCAGAAAACGAGTTGTTTGAAATATCAAGAGAAACTAAAGACTTGAGATTATTGTAAAAGGGTTTAGGCAAAGAACCTGATAACATATTATTTCCCATATCCAGGAACCGCAGCCCAGTCATGTGACCGATTTGACTCGGAACTGTACCAACGAGTGCATTTGCAGAGAGATCAAGAGTATCAAGCTGTGTCAACTTCCCAAATTCAGGTGGAATATTTCCACTGAACGAATTATCACCGAGTCTGAGAATCTGAAGATGACTCAACTCGCCGATTTGACTCGGTATCTCGCCAGATAACTGGTTTTCACCGAGACAGAgctgttttaagcgttttagaGCTGAAATTTGAGGTGAAATTTCACCAGAGAGTTGATTCTTGGACAAATCGAGGGCGGTGAGAGTGAAGATAGAGAAAAGAGAAGGGTGTAGAGGACCATTTAGAGATTGATCAGAGAGAAGTAGCGAGGTAACTCGGCCTTGCAGGCAACCAACACCGACCCAACTGCAATGAGGGGTCGACAAGTTCCATGAAGACAGAAGGGTTGGATTTTGAAGTGAGGCTTTGAAAGATAATAGGTTATCTCTATCTGGGTTCTTCCCATTTTGGTCTAAAATGGAGTTGGAGAGCGAAACGAAGAGTAGATTATGGACTAAGAAGCATAGAAACAGAAGCTTAAACTCCATGGCCAGTCTGAGAAACAACAGTTCTTGCAGAAATTTATGACAGAGACGCACTCAGAAGAAAAAACCcattgaagaaaagaaaaaaagagagggaTTGAGGGCTAAAGTAAAACAGAAGATGGAAGTGAAGGAGAAGGTTGAACGCCATGAaagtattttgtttttcttctgaGAGAAGCGGTTTTTACAAGTGTCAGAGAGGACACGTAAGTCACGTGATTCAAATCTTTTTAAgttcttgtttttattttgcaaaTCTGCCCCTTTTAACTTTCTAAGTACAACATTCTTTCTTTTGGAAATTATGTTAGGGCCCTCTAATAGAGCCAATTTTTCATGATCAAGTCCAGTGGATTCTATAAAATCCTGCTTTTGTCTTCATCTATTATTCTCTAAACTCTTCTTTTGTTccctatattattattatatattcaatttagtccatagcttttattattttttatggatTTTCTTGTCACTGTAGGTGATTGTGGTTGCTTGCTAGAATAAAGAGACTCTTTACCTATTCTATGTCTTAGCTAGGCCAGTCTATCTATACGCCTTGTGTCTCCTAACCCTATAactataaaattacaaatacaTATGTTAATGGGCAATACCTTTTTTTTGGTTCTAAGTGTTACACAAGACTTAAGACTGGGAATAAGTGCAAATAATAAAAACTGGtggataaaaatgaaatatttatacTACGGTACTGAATTTATCTCTGGTCACAAGGGCAGTAAACGTGAGTTGTGTGAGCGACTAGCAAACTGAAAAGCATCCTTGACCCTTTAATATATTGGGAAAGAAAAgtggttttaattaattaccaaAACCAAGTGCAAACTACTAATCACTATCAATCTGTTGGAGGAAGATTGAATTATATGGCTGCCATATCAATCTTTTTCATTCTACTAAATGTTCATTTtcattagaaaataaaatattattacgAATTCAAGTTTATTAATAAAGGTAGGAGCCTTGATTTATTATCTCCTTTGCACCAACAACAATTAGACCTCACTTAATTCGTAAATGTATATTTTTCGAGAAATATAGGTTGATGCTAAACCGCAAGTGGCGGTATTGTGCAAGTAATATAATCTGAAAGTACGGATATCGATCACAGAGACAATAGATTTAACGACTAATTTAGAGAATTCTTTTGACCGGTTAGCTACAAAAATGGTTTGAGAGTTTGTgactaaattaaataattaaaattaactaatcaacaattaaattaaagtaattaaaatcaataaaattaaaatgatttaaagattaatatttataaataataagagTAAAAGGTTTAAGGGTtgataatttcaaataaaaatataaaatcatgaacaatAAATATTTTGGTGATTATCTAGAATCGAACTATTCTAAAATatcgaatcccgctctctcgagcctcaaagaccGAAATGATCACAACTCAGTTGTATTGTCAAATTATAGTTCAGGCTAGTGTAAAGCACATATAGCTCTCTCTCGATTTCGAGTTactatagataaaaataaacaaacaaccaattaataggcaaattactcactctcgtgttataatgaacctaatcaaataattaaatgctACTAATTAAGAAAACCCTtaagaacacgtattcattaactcactctcgtgttattaattcatacgttgttGATTAACTAATCTATTTAACTAAACTCTCTCGagtcaataattaaatattcataggacaatgaataaattgatCAAAAACATTCAAGCACGAAGAATATTAATCAACGCCAAATTTTAACACCTattaattaatcgataattaactcactctcgtgttattaaaaatcaattaaccaactaaattctgattatgaagcaaactcaagatTACTTAAATTTTAACCCACTCTCGTGACATTGTCCTTTAAGTTTCCGATTACTTAGGTTTACAatttctcaattagttaactaataaTGCACCATgaatcaatttctcaatttaatccaagcattaagTTCAATAACCGAAACACtataaatcaccaaaatattcaaaatcaatcaattatataaataaacgttcatatcaaccctcgaacgaAAGGTTTAGTTACTCATTGTCATATGAATTATAACTATGGATAAGTTACACCTTGAGTAcatgagaaataaaaaatagaaataatctATACTAAAAGAGTATTTTTGGTGTCTAAGTCTAAGTCTACTCTAAGTGGTATATATTTTCTCTACTCAAATGGAGTCTATTTATGAAGTCACTTGGAGTGGAGTTCAAGCCAAAGATGTCATCCTTCCATATAAAATTTGAGTGAAGATCAAGTTCAGAATATCTTCTTTCCTTTGAAAGTGAAGTAATGATCAAGTCATTCCATAATCATCTTGAGTGGAGCAATCTTTAACTTGTCTTGTTTCCAAAAGAGCATATTTTCTTCCCTTAATGAGCTTATAACTTATTGTCAAAGCTCATTTCTTTGTGTACAAGTCAAGAAGGATCACTTCTCTTGAGTGTGAATGCAATTCTCGCTCCTTATGGAAAGTCCGATGTGATAACTTCAGAATTTTATTGCCTTTTTCTCATGCGAACATGATTTCGCAATTTCTCGTGCCCCAAAATTTCTATGATTAGCATTTGGCACCAGCTCATTGCACGTATGCGGCCCGATATATTTTGTGCATGTCCACGTATGATTTGCTTGAAGCAGAGTTACACGCAGCCACCATTTGCAAATAGGATGATACCTACATACCAGCACAATAGTATAGTTGGTTGTCCTGCGAATTTTGTGCTCCCTTCCGTTCTCAACAGAATAAGCAGTAGCACATGCCTGAACAGAATCACGATTTGGGAAGATCATCCCAATTTGAAACTCCATCCCAGGATTCCACATAAGCTTCTCATCAGAATCCGGTGCCACATCAAAATCATCCAAATTGACATGGTTAAAACCTTCTGGGAGTTGCGATTGATACAATGTGTTTTCTCCAGAATCATGATCATTGCAATCCTCTTGCTCTTCTGCCTCTTCCTCGCAGCCATAAAAATtctcttcatcatcttcatcttcatcactCCCTTTCTCCGACCCACTTGATTCACTCAAATTCAACTGATGCACAGAGAGATCGTTACAAACGACAGTACGGTATTCCACGTAAAATTCTAAAGTATCAATCCCTCAGTACCGCATCGTCTCTcttaaaattccaaaaatatgCTCGTTGTTTTCCACTGAGTACAACGAGTAAGAGATTATACGAACACTTTCAATTTTTGGAAGTCGTAAGTAAATTTTTGTAATCTCCACTTCCGAGTCCGTAGCAACTGCCCTTATACACATATTCCTCAACACTTCAAAATTCATCCTATCAATAATTGGCATATCCACCCGACAGCCGCCCTGGTATTCTACTCCAGCCGGAGAGCTTACCATGCGGCCATCGCACCATATCATAAACGATAGGTTCATAGTCGCCATTGCTACAAACtttgtcaaaataaatatacattacacttattttagtttatagcattttttttaaattcattaaataaattctaatctttttagcaatatttttttttccatttttcatagtgtaaactattttttgtcatttttcataGTCTTTacagttatttttaaaaaaaatcaacatactTAATATTTCACTAAATTACAATTTCTCAATAAATTACAATAACACCTATTATTTTTGCTAACAATGACTAATTGAAAAATACgacatattaataatttatactaacACCTCGTATTTTTTAAACGTACAAatacttaataaataattaaaaacctaacatttaagttatattaatctattttttttctaatttaatataacaataaaaaatgaaaagtaaattTACCTCTTGTAGTCCAATAgtgctaaaataataaaactcttcaaaaataaatttataatcgaaccgccataaaaataaaatccgcTCTAAAACCGCCGCTTGAGACATTTTGTTTTGAGAGATTTGTTGTGTGAGGAAAATGAGGGATGTGAGAAGCAAAATGGTACAATGGCAGGGAATCTGTTAAATGACATCCGCGatattaaatcatttttttcactCCATAATTTTTCACTCTAACCACCACTAAGAGCAAATCCATCTTCTCCGAGCATGGAGAAGACAAATTTGCAACAGGTCTGTCCTCTCCATGCTTGGAGAAGTCGGATTTGTTCGTCTTATCCATGCTTGGAGAAGACGAACATATTCGTTTTCCCAGAGCATGGTGAAAACAGATATGTCTTCTCCGAGCATGGAGAAGGCATATCTGTTGCAGATCGGTCTTTCCATACTTGGAGAAGACGGATCTGCTCTTCGTGGTCGGAATAAAAGATTATGGATTGGTGGTCGAAATGGTCGAAATAATAAAAGTTCGAGATAAAAtgagaatttaattaaaaaaataaattaatattaaaaaattcatcaaatgaatttatttgatttaattttatttttaattaaattaactatgatattaaattagttttaataagttagtttaattttataataatatatgtaaattttaaattaatataattagttgatttgattttaaaaaatgtatttgattttggttagattattttatgGTTGGTCAATTATATGGTTTGGTTGGATTAGGAGCGTTGTCACGTCAATAATTTGCTTAGTTAGCAGTGACGTGACTGACATGTTGTTAAAAAATAGATACAAAAGGTACCGAATATGCTAAAACGGGTCAAATTGGCTGAGTTTAAAGGTTTGAATATAACTGACAAACCCTTaaacgtttgatattttttggtgattaagtctttattttttttataataatgctGACTAAAAAAGCTGGGAAatacatatatttaaatttgttctaAAAGGtatacaaaaatcaaattaagaaaataaaagtcgaaaaatttaaataacaaatttcgAAAAGTTGAGAAGCAAATGGTACAATTTTTTCTTCATAAAATAAAGTTGAGAAGCAAATGGTACAATGGCAGATAATCTGTTAAATGCCatccgcgatattaaatcgcggatggCATTTAAGTAAGGTTAATCCTTACTTAATATGATCCGCGATTCAATATCGCGGATTGCCACCTAatccgcgatattaaatcgcggattgCCACCTAatccgcgatattaaatcgcggattAGGTGGTCCCAGGCACAGATTCGGGATTAATTCTCAAACAGGCAcgaaattgtaattttaaaaagcCCGTAGGCACAAATCCGTCAAAAACCCGACTTGGGTTTGACTCTGATTTCCTGAATTATTCTGATTTTGACTATTTGATCCAGTTTCAATAATAAATACTCCAAAAATGAtaagaattaatatttattcCTAAAATCTACAAAACACAAAAATCTAATTATATAAGCTCTTATTTTACGCACAAGTACTACAAACTAGGAAATAAATGCTATAAAACTACGTAAAATAATAGCTTATCAGTATACTTTCCGAAAAATTAATTGCTGAGGAAGTTagtaaaaagaaaattgataattgttttgtttgatttacTTACTAATTTTTCGGGAAgttgttttttgattttaattaattaaaatataaagacgaTATCATTCTTAATAACTAACTAGACTAATTAAATGTAGGGACATAATTGTATTTTCTATCAAGTTAACTAGGGAAGTTCTATTTACCTAAATTTGGTTAGGGAAGTCACTTCCCTAATTAAAGGAAAGTCAAAGTGCTAATCCGGAAAATAACACGTATAAGTTGAACCAGGTAAGAAAATTTTGCTACTTTCCGGGAAGTTAAACTTCCCTTACTCACTTACCCCCAATTAAGTGAGGCCTTACTCTTTTGACTAGtttcaaaaaatagaattttacgataaaaattatatctttttgaaaattttacgaTAACACTTACTCTTTTAACTAGTTTCAAAAATTATACTAGTATCTTTTTGGAACCAATTAAGAGAGTAGATATTGTAGATGCAAAAGAGGCAAACCAAAACTTGTaccacaaaaatataattttgcaataaaaataaaaaattatcaataaaaatgtatattttcCATTGGATCCATGTCCACTAGTTAcgattatttttttggtttgtttattgttttaattgttttaatatatttttaatcgtCTTATCTTGTACTTTTTACAAGGGCTTTACT is part of the Mercurialis annua linkage group LG3, ddMerAnnu1.2, whole genome shotgun sequence genome and encodes:
- the LOC126673023 gene encoding leucine-rich repeat receptor protein kinase EMS1; translation: MATMNLSFMIWCDGRMVSSPAGVEYQGGCRVDMPIIDRMNFEVLRNMCIRAVATDSEVEITKIYLRLPKIESLNLSESSGSEKGSDEDEDDEENFYGCEEEAEEQEDCNDHDSGENTLYQSQLPEGFNHVNLDDFDVAPDSDEKLMWNPGMEFQIGMIFPNRDSVQACATAYSVENGREHKIRRTTNYTIVLVCRYHPICKWWLRVTLLQANHTWTCTKYIGPHTCNELVPNANHRNFGAREIAKSCSHEKKERRYSELDLHSNFIWKDDIFGLNSTPMRLCHKFLQELLFLRLAMEFKLLFLCFLVHNLLFVSLSNSILDQNGKNPDRDNLLSFKASLQNPTLLSSWNLSTPHCSWVGVGCLQGRVTSLLLSDQSLNGPLHPSLFSIFTLTALDLSKNQLSGEISPQISALKRLKQLCLGENQLSGEIPSQIGELSHLQILRLGDNSFSGNIPPEFGKLTQLDTLDLSANALVGTVPSQIGHMTGLRFLDMGNNMLSGSLPKPFYNNLKSLVSLDISNNSFSGPIPPEIGNLTNLTDLYIGINSFSGLLPPQIGSLSKLENFFSPSCLLIGPLPDQISNLKSLNKLDLSYNPLKCSIPKSLGKLHNLSILNLAYSELNGSIPGELGNCKSLRTLMLSFNSLTGSLPEELSHLPMLTFSAEKNQLSGSLPSWIGGWDQMEWLFLSSNEFSGRLPPEIGNCSSLKHISLSNNLLTGTIPGELCNAVSLMEIDLDGNFFSGTIEDAFLKCANLTQLVLVNNQITGSIPDYLAKLPLMVLDLDSNNFTGAIPLSLWKSTTLMEFSASNNLLKGSLTMEIGNAVELQRLVLSSNMLIGTIPKEIGYLTSLSVLNLNSNLLEGNIPDELGDCISLTTLDLGNNRLNGSIPDKLVDLVELQCLVLSHNNLSGSIPSKPSTYFREANIPDSSFLQHHGVFDLSHNMLSGSIPEELGNLVVIVNLLINDNMLSGAIPGSLSRLSNLTTLDLSGNVLSGHIPPQVGHSTKLQGLYLGKNQLSGIIPESLGNLGSLVKLNLTGNKLYGSIPLSFGNLKELTHLDISNNELVGRLPSSLSHMLNLVGLYVQQNRLSGSIDELLSDPMAWKIETLNLSNNLFDGGLPRSLCNLSYLTYLDFHGNKLTGEIPAELGDLMQLQYFDVSGNRLSGQIPEKICTLDNLFYLNLSENSLEGPVPRNGICLSLSKVSVAGNKNLCGRIIGSECRIRSFGRLTLLNAWGYAGIAVGCMIIILTVAFALRSWSMRGSRRGDPEDTEESKLSSFMDQHLFLLSSSRSKEPLSINIAMFERPLLKITLVDILEATNNFCKTNIIGDGGFGTVYKATLPDGKTVAVKKLSEAKTQGNREFVAEMETLGKVKHQNLVPLLGYCSFGEEKLLVYEYMVNGSLDSWLRNRSGPLEVLDWTKRYKIATGSARGLAFLHHGFIPHIIHRDVKASNILLNGEFEPKVADFGLARLISACETHVSTDIAGTFGYIPPEYGQSGRSTTRGDVYSFGVILLELVTGKEPTGPDFKEVEGGNLVGWVFQKMKKGQAADVLDPTVANAESKKMMIKVLKIASYCLCDNPADRPTMLEVLKLLKGIKGDKF